A genomic segment from Sulfuritalea hydrogenivorans sk43H encodes:
- a CDS encoding DUF2281 domain-containing protein, producing the protein MNATEQVLIEKLKQLPPQRLAEVEDFVDFLRTREDEQRLTQAAAKVAEESFAAVWNNDEDAAYDRM; encoded by the coding sequence ATGAATGCCACCGAACAGGTATTAATCGAGAAGCTCAAACAACTGCCGCCGCAGCGCTTGGCGGAAGTCGAGGACTTTGTGGATTTCCTGCGTACGCGCGAGGATGAACAGCGCCTCACCCAAGCCGCCGCCAAAGTCGCCGAGGAGAGCTTTGCCGCCGTATGGAATAACGACGAAGACGCCGCCTACGATAGGATGTGA
- a CDS encoding glutathione S-transferase family protein translates to MMKLYFGPGACSFVPHVGIEAIKAATGEEIETQTVKLHKGEQQTPEYLALNPLGQVPLLVVDGKPLNQIVAICDYLDRRFPQAGLLPADSWQRAQAMSLFAWMNNTVHPTFTHIFRPSKFATGEAAQADVKSTAVAAFRECLERIQKRAQEAGPFLLGDKLSFVDAYALTFLRWGGLGGIDPASLPGYQAYVARVAAQPAVAAAMAREGINLDTYKAK, encoded by the coding sequence ATGATGAAACTATATTTTGGCCCCGGCGCCTGCTCGTTCGTCCCCCATGTCGGCATCGAAGCGATCAAGGCCGCGACGGGCGAGGAAATCGAAACCCAGACGGTGAAACTGCACAAGGGCGAACAGCAGACGCCGGAATACCTGGCGCTGAATCCGCTGGGCCAGGTGCCGCTGCTGGTGGTCGACGGCAAGCCGCTGAACCAGATCGTGGCGATCTGCGATTACCTCGACCGGCGCTTTCCGCAGGCCGGGCTGCTGCCGGCCGACAGCTGGCAGCGGGCGCAGGCGATGTCGCTGTTCGCCTGGATGAACAACACCGTGCATCCGACCTTCACGCACATCTTCCGCCCGAGCAAGTTTGCCACCGGCGAAGCCGCCCAGGCGGATGTGAAGAGCACCGCCGTGGCGGCGTTCCGCGAGTGCCTGGAGCGCATCCAGAAGCGGGCGCAAGAGGCGGGGCCTTTCCTGCTCGGCGACAAACTTTCTTTCGTCGATGCCTACGCGCTGACATTCCTGCGCTGGGGCGGGCTCGGCGGCATCGATCCGGCCTCGCTGCCGGGCTACCAGGCCTATGTCGCCCGCGTCGCGGCGCAGCCGGCGGTGGCGGCGGCGATGGCGCGCGAGGGCATCAACCTCGATACCTACAAGGCGAAGTAG
- a CDS encoding type II toxin-antitoxin system RelE/ParE family toxin has translation MIEVFRYQTANGHEPVTEWLLSLRDKQAQAKVRLRLKRIEAGNFGDCEPVGDGVLELREHLGAGYRVYLGRHGRTIVILLSGGSKKTQATDIRTAKDYWADWIRRQA, from the coding sequence ATGATTGAAGTTTTCCGATACCAAACCGCCAATGGTCATGAGCCGGTCACCGAGTGGCTGCTATCACTGCGCGACAAGCAGGCGCAAGCCAAGGTTCGGCTTCGCCTGAAGCGGATCGAGGCCGGCAATTTTGGCGATTGCGAGCCGGTGGGCGATGGTGTTCTGGAACTGCGGGAGCATCTCGGCGCCGGGTATCGGGTCTATTTGGGGCGCCACGGTCGGACAATCGTCATTCTGTTGTCGGGCGGATCGAAGAAGACACAGGCGACGGACATCAGGACGGCCAAGGATTACTGGGCCGATTGGATACGGAGGCAAGCATGA
- a CDS encoding ABC transporter ATP-binding protein, translating to MQDAVLEINNIEVIYNKAVQVLRGLSLRLPRGQIVALLGSNGAGKTTTLKAVSGLLALEDGEMTRGSVVLDGVDTARLKPHELVRSGLFHVMEGRRVFEDLTVEENLVAATYALTGRRATSADFDLVYEYFPRLHERKRGLAGYLSGGEQQMLAIGRALIARPKVMLLDEPSLGLSPLLVENIFTIIARINREQGVSMLLVEQNASVALAVAHTGYIMETGKVVIDGPAEKLAGDPDVREFYLGMAGEGAARSFRDIKHYKRRKRWLS from the coding sequence CTGCGCGGTCTGTCCCTGCGCCTGCCGCGGGGGCAGATCGTCGCCCTGCTCGGGTCCAACGGCGCCGGCAAGACCACCACGCTGAAAGCCGTGTCCGGTCTGCTGGCGCTGGAGGACGGCGAGATGACCCGCGGCAGCGTCGTGCTCGACGGCGTCGATACCGCGCGCCTGAAGCCGCATGAACTGGTGCGTTCCGGCCTGTTCCATGTGATGGAAGGGCGGCGCGTGTTCGAGGACCTGACGGTCGAAGAGAACCTCGTCGCCGCCACCTATGCGCTCACCGGTCGCCGTGCCACCAGCGCCGACTTTGATCTGGTGTATGAATATTTTCCGCGGCTGCACGAACGCAAGCGCGGCCTCGCCGGCTACCTGTCCGGCGGCGAACAACAGATGCTGGCGATCGGTCGCGCCCTGATCGCGCGGCCCAAGGTGATGCTGCTCGACGAGCCCTCGCTGGGCCTCTCGCCGCTGCTGGTGGAGAACATCTTCACCATCATCGCCCGCATCAACCGGGAGCAGGGCGTCTCCATGCTGCTGGTCGAGCAGAACGCCTCGGTGGCGCTGGCCGTCGCCCATACCGGCTACATCATGGAAACCGGCAAGGTGGTGATCGACGGCCCCGCCGAAAAGCTGGCCGGCGACCCCGACGTGCGCGAGTTCTACCTCGGCATGGCGGGCGAGGGCGCGGCGCGCAGCTTCCGCGACATCAAGCACTACAAGCGCCGCAAGCGCTGGCTGTCATGA
- a CDS encoding type II toxin-antitoxin system PemK/MazF family toxin: MAHSFGDVVLVPFPFTDQSGAKKRPAVIVSSSGYNAGRRDLVIMAITSQVRTPLGFGEALIADWQAAGLIKPSVAETRGHDHRAGACCPHHGRAFDRRFAQLARNYRPSYRLNQSHDLNRARSIHPMRKTKSKILEAVHDTTKGLYKAGVMDMMTLREFDCLCLPPVEPLEPEQIKHIREASRVSQAVFARLLNTSLSTVQKWEIGQKKPTGTALKLLHLVQKRGLEVVA, encoded by the coding sequence ATGGCGCACTCTTTCGGCGATGTGGTGTTGGTGCCGTTCCCCTTCACGGACCAATCAGGCGCGAAGAAGCGGCCCGCCGTCATAGTTTCCAGCAGCGGCTACAACGCCGGCCGGCGCGATCTGGTCATCATGGCGATTACCAGTCAGGTGCGCACACCGCTCGGATTCGGAGAGGCGCTCATCGCCGATTGGCAGGCCGCCGGCCTCATCAAGCCGTCCGTTGCTGAAACCCGTGGTCACGACCATCGAGCAGGGGCTTGTTGTCCGCACCATGGGCGCGCTTTCGACCGCCGATTTGCGCAGCTTGCGAGAAACTATCGCCCAAGCTATCGGCTGAATCAGTCGCACGATTTAAATCGAGCACGATCCATTCATCCAATGCGCAAGACGAAATCAAAAATTCTTGAGGCCGTCCACGACACGACCAAGGGCCTGTACAAGGCCGGCGTTATGGACATGATGACGCTGCGTGAATTCGACTGCCTCTGCCTGCCCCCGGTCGAACCGCTGGAGCCGGAGCAGATCAAGCATATCCGCGAGGCCTCGCGTGTCAGCCAGGCAGTCTTTGCCCGCCTGCTGAACACCAGCCTATCGACGGTGCAGAAGTGGGAAATCGGCCAGAAAAAACCGACGGGCACCGCCCTGAAACTGCTTCATTTGGTGCAGAAGCGCGGGCTGGAAGTTGTCGCCTGA
- a CDS encoding addiction module antidote protein yields the protein MNKKVAAAVSHHEREVAELRADRELAVEYLKAAMESLDDPDDRAAALLALRTVAEAYGGLGAVAAEAGISRESLYRTLSAKGNPTLKTLLAVLKAVGMKLSVEPGQHVAA from the coding sequence ATGAACAAGAAAGTGGCCGCAGCGGTTTCTCATCACGAGCGCGAGGTAGCCGAGCTTCGCGCGGACCGCGAACTGGCGGTGGAATATCTCAAGGCGGCAATGGAATCGCTGGATGATCCGGATGACCGGGCCGCGGCTCTTCTTGCGCTGCGAACCGTCGCCGAAGCTTACGGAGGGCTGGGGGCGGTGGCCGCCGAAGCCGGTATCAGCAGGGAATCGCTGTACCGCACCTTGTCGGCCAAGGGCAATCCCACGCTGAAAACCCTTCTGGCGGTGTTAAAGGCCGTAGGCATGAAGCTTTCGGTAGAACCAGGGCAGCACGTCGCTGCCTGA
- a CDS encoding AMP-dependent synthetase/ligase, protein MNNPLPELTLPQMLRENARRMPQRIAIRQKDFGIWNPITWDGYHRRACHFGLGLRALGLPAGGRVGIIAENRLEWVLSQMGCGLVGAVAVGVYPTSPTLEVAYVLGHADVDIVVCEDQEQTDKVLAALGDLPCIKKIVVMEKKGLRNTSAQHRDHVIAFDEVEALGVDYEAVHRTLVDDALAAQKLDDLALMIYTSGSTGKPKGAMISYANIRGVTPGLIDHLELDADTTHLSYLPLCHVAEQMLTTFCPIYLGSQVNFGESIRTVQEDLREVAPNMFLGVPRIWEKLHAAISIKMQETGGLRRWLFARAMQDCATFAEKSAQQRSFGERMVFALYYWLIFRALQNFIGLRDVHVAMTGAAPISPAVIRFFRTLGVPLVEVYGLTETTGMITGQRLDQVRIGTVGTCIQGCEHRLSAQGELQVRGEMVFAGYYKNPEATAASIVDGWLHTGDVVTESDGQLKIVDRLKDIMITAGGKNLTPSEIENTMKASPFIKECIIVADGRKYVAALIQIDFETVGKWAESQRLAFTHFRSLVETPQVRELVEAEVRRGNEQMAQVAHIRKFHLLTKELDHDDGEVTATMKVRRSSIYKTYADEIEALFRSRE, encoded by the coding sequence ATGAACAATCCGCTCCCCGAACTCACCCTGCCACAGATGCTGCGCGAGAACGCGCGGCGCATGCCGCAGCGCATCGCCATCCGGCAGAAGGATTTCGGCATCTGGAATCCGATCACCTGGGACGGCTACCACCGCCGCGCCTGCCATTTCGGCCTCGGCCTGCGCGCGCTGGGCCTGCCGGCCGGCGGCCGGGTCGGCATCATTGCCGAGAACCGCCTCGAATGGGTGCTGAGCCAGATGGGCTGCGGCCTCGTTGGCGCCGTCGCGGTCGGCGTCTATCCCACCAGCCCGACCCTCGAAGTGGCCTACGTGCTGGGCCATGCCGACGTGGACATCGTGGTCTGCGAAGACCAGGAGCAGACCGACAAGGTGCTGGCCGCGCTGGGCGATCTGCCCTGCATCAAGAAGATCGTCGTCATGGAAAAGAAGGGCCTGCGCAACACGTCCGCCCAACATCGCGACCACGTCATCGCCTTCGACGAGGTCGAGGCCCTCGGCGTCGACTACGAAGCCGTGCACCGCACGCTGGTCGACGACGCGCTCGCCGCGCAGAAACTCGACGACCTCGCGCTGATGATCTATACGTCAGGATCCACCGGCAAGCCCAAGGGCGCGATGATCAGCTACGCCAACATCCGCGGCGTGACGCCGGGCCTCATCGACCACCTGGAACTCGATGCCGACACCACGCATCTGTCCTACCTGCCGCTGTGCCACGTCGCCGAGCAGATGCTGACCACCTTCTGCCCGATCTATCTCGGCTCGCAGGTGAATTTCGGCGAATCGATCCGCACCGTGCAGGAAGACCTGCGCGAAGTGGCGCCCAACATGTTCCTCGGCGTGCCGCGCATCTGGGAAAAGCTGCACGCCGCGATCAGCATCAAGATGCAGGAAACCGGCGGCCTGCGCCGCTGGCTGTTCGCCCGCGCCATGCAGGACTGCGCGACCTTCGCCGAGAAGTCGGCGCAGCAGCGCAGCTTCGGCGAACGCATGGTGTTCGCGCTCTACTACTGGCTGATCTTCCGCGCCCTGCAAAACTTCATCGGCCTGCGCGATGTGCACGTGGCGATGACCGGCGCCGCGCCGATCTCGCCGGCCGTGATCCGCTTCTTCCGCACCCTCGGCGTGCCGCTGGTGGAAGTCTATGGCCTCACCGAAACCACCGGCATGATCACCGGCCAGCGCCTCGACCAGGTCCGCATCGGCACCGTGGGCACCTGCATCCAGGGCTGCGAGCACCGGCTGTCGGCGCAGGGCGAGTTGCAGGTCCGCGGCGAGATGGTCTTCGCCGGCTATTACAAGAACCCGGAGGCGACGGCCGCGTCCATTGTCGACGGCTGGCTGCACACCGGCGACGTGGTCACCGAAAGCGACGGCCAGCTCAAGATCGTCGACCGCCTCAAGGACATCATGATCACCGCCGGCGGCAAGAACCTGACGCCCTCCGAAATCGAAAACACTATGAAGGCCAGCCCCTTCATCAAGGAATGCATCATCGTCGCCGACGGCCGCAAGTACGTCGCGGCGCTGATCCAGATCGACTTCGAGACAGTAGGCAAATGGGCCGAATCGCAGCGCCTCGCCTTCACCCATTTCCGTTCGCTGGTCGAAACGCCGCAGGTGCGCGAGCTGGTCGAAGCCGAGGTGCGGCGCGGCAACGAACAGATGGCGCAGGTCGCGCACATCCGCAAGTTCCACCTGCTGACCAAGGAACTCGACCACGACGACGGCGAAGTCACGGCGACCATGAAGGTGCGCCGCTCCAGCATCTACAAGACCTACGCCGACGAAATCGAAGCGCTCTTCAGGAGCAGGGAATGA
- a CDS encoding enoyl-CoA hydratase/isomerase family protein, whose amino-acid sequence MNGDGVLLETDAASGIATITLNRPKALNALDMAMADGLRATTRHVAGDATVRAVVIQGAGEHFMAGGDIKAFHETLDAPAAERRALLERLIGEVHEAVTSIRTMEKPVIASVRGAVAGFGFSLMSACDLAIAADSSYFTLAYRHIGTSPDGGSTYALPRLVGAKQAMEIALLGERFNAARALELGLVNRVVPAAELAAATQALALELANGPTIALGRTKLLINESLNRKLAEQLQAEQDSFAACAMTQDFARGVRGFVAKQKPRFLGN is encoded by the coding sequence ATGAACGGCGACGGCGTTCTGCTGGAAACCGATGCCGCCAGCGGCATCGCCACCATTACCCTCAACCGGCCCAAGGCGCTCAATGCGCTCGACATGGCCATGGCCGACGGCCTGCGCGCCACGACGAGGCATGTGGCCGGCGATGCCACGGTGCGCGCCGTGGTCATCCAGGGCGCCGGCGAGCACTTCATGGCCGGCGGTGACATCAAGGCCTTCCATGAGACGCTGGACGCTCCCGCCGCCGAGCGGCGCGCCCTGCTCGAACGCCTGATCGGCGAAGTGCACGAGGCCGTGACCAGCATTCGCACCATGGAAAAGCCCGTGATCGCCAGCGTGCGCGGCGCCGTCGCCGGCTTCGGCTTCTCGCTGATGTCCGCCTGCGACCTCGCCATCGCCGCCGACAGCAGCTATTTCACGCTGGCCTACCGCCACATTGGCACCTCGCCCGATGGCGGCAGCACCTACGCCCTGCCGCGCCTGGTGGGCGCGAAACAGGCCATGGAAATCGCCCTGCTCGGCGAGCGCTTCAACGCCGCCCGCGCGCTGGAACTCGGCCTCGTCAATCGCGTGGTACCAGCAGCCGAACTGGCCGCCGCCACGCAGGCCCTGGCGCTGGAACTGGCGAATGGCCCGACCATCGCGCTGGGCCGCACCAAGCTCCTGATCAACGAATCCCTCAACCGCAAGCTCGCGGAACAGTTACAAGCCGAACAGGACAGCTTCGCCGCCTGCGCCATGACGCAGGATTTCGCGCGGGGGGTGCGTGGTTTCGTGGCGAAGCAGAAGCCGAGGTTTTTGGGTAACTGA
- a CDS encoding DUF2306 domain-containing protein, with translation MQQEFTPMILIHLGAALAALVLGIAVFLRRKGNLAHRVLGRAWVGLMLVTAITTYWIRGGGNFSWIHGLSVISLVALCFAVYFAMTGNILRHQRIMKGVFFGGLVVAGAFTLLPARLLGHALRSSLGVI, from the coding sequence ATGCAGCAGGAATTCACCCCCATGATCCTCATCCACCTCGGCGCGGCCCTCGCTGCGCTGGTCCTCGGCATCGCCGTGTTCCTGCGTCGCAAGGGCAACCTCGCCCACCGCGTGCTGGGCCGCGCCTGGGTCGGCCTGATGCTGGTGACGGCGATCACGACCTACTGGATCAGGGGCGGCGGCAACTTCTCGTGGATCCACGGCCTGTCGGTGATCTCGCTGGTCGCGCTCTGCTTCGCGGTCTACTTCGCCATGACCGGCAATATCCTGCGCCACCAGAGAATCATGAAGGGCGTGTTTTTCGGCGGCCTCGTCGTTGCCGGAGCCTTCACCTTGCTGCCCGCGCGCCTGCTGGGTCACGCGCTGCGGTCTTCGCTCGGCGTGATCTGA